The genomic segment AACCAATTCAAATGGATAATTTAGCAACTATATCAGAAGACTGTAATCACGACTTCGATAGAAATAAAGGTTTAGATAGTAACGCATGTTTCTCTTGTAAATGGTTTCCTAGTAGAGATAAAAGAGCAAAATGTAAAATTGTTTTATAGAAGGATGTATcatgtgtatagaaaaagaatttaagacaaaaatccataaagaagaaagacaaaaaaatagaagaccctactatgagtataagaataatgaCATTAGAAACTAGAATAAACGAATTAGAAACCAGGTtatataaattagaaaaaggaaaagaaaaggaagcaaatagagaagatgaagaaatacatcTATCTAATATACCAACGCTAAGAACAATACCAGAAGATTCAACAGCGGAACTAATGAGTATAGAAGACCATGGAGCCCtagtatgtaatgaagataaaaaattaggaaatataaaatacttgcaagaattaaaatagatgactatgaaatagaaacattagcattagtagattcgggatgtactaaatgtataataaataaacgaatagttccaccaaatttaataaaagttcTAGGCAAACCGATTAAGCCatgcaaatggatggaactcataatatatataaacattatgtTCATAAGGCATACATTAGCTTTATCAACACTTGTTCAGAATTTTATAAACCCGAGcttataaaatggataaaatatgggtaagaaacttgaatataaatatagacttCGTTATCGGGTTAGACTTTATGTTACATAAcaatggaagttgcatgattacaagagatggagtaatttttctaaaaaatattactcatacatctaaaaaatattactcatacacCAGTACAAACTCATAAAACTGAAACTAAAATCGATATAAGAAGATCTCTACTCAGACCAAATAAAACactccaaaagaaagaagagagttgtTGTAAGGATTGTCAACATACAACAATACATCTTTgtaaaacaaaaagagaaataaagaatttaattctagaagaagaagaaatactagACGACGATAAtctaatagaaaaaaatatactttaatAGACATAGAAAcagaattatataattttaaaacagggatagaaaggataggagtaataaaaaaaccaaaaagatttagataatataataagaatactagatgagatagaaattataggtgaaaaacctttaaaacattggaaaaataacaaaattgtatGTAAATTAGACATAGTAAAtcgaatatataattaaaacagcCTCAATAGAAGCAACTAACCAAGATATAGAAGACTTTAGaatacaaataaaagaattattagatttaggagtaataagaagatctacttctaaacatagatctgccgcatttatggtaagaaatcatagtgagatagtaagaggaaaagctaggatggtaataaattacaaaagacttaatgataacaCCAGCAATGTATGGATATAAGTTACTGCATAAAACAactaataaatagaatacaaagtaaaaagattttagtaaatttgattgtaaatcgGGATATTGGCAAGTGGTACGAATGCATGACGCAAAGTATAGAATGGACTGCATTTACACATACTCAAGGACATTTCGAATGgttagtaatgccatttggattaaagatgtttccaccaatttttcaaagaaaaatggatagtatatttggagactataaaagatttgtcctagtatatgtagatgatatattagtatttagtaaagacatgaaagaacatttagGACACCTCCCGACGTATTTAGattatttgtagaaaatggaataataattagcaagaaaaagatggaattatgtaaaaaacatataaactttttaggagtagtactaggagatggcaaaataaaattgcaacctcatatagctaaaaaggccttagaaatgccagataaattagataatgttaaagaattacaaaaattcttaggaataataaattatgctagaagttttataaaagacttaggaaaaatagcaAGGCCATTGTATTCAAAAACGAGatcaaatggtcaaaaacactttaatacCGAAGATATTAAActagtacaaaaaattaaagaaaaaataaagaatattccAGACTTAAATATGCCCCTAGAAACagactatttaattatagaaacaaGATGGAAGCTTCAAGGATGGGGAGCCGTATTAAAggcaaaaccaaataaatatagcaataaaagtgaagaaaagatatgtgcttatcaaagcggtaagtaagaaaaagaaaatatgagtagtatagacgCTTAAATTTTAGGCGTAATACATGGCTTAAATAGTTTTAGATCGTATATACTAAATAAACCATAAATATTGGTAAGAACGGATCGTGAAGCTATAGTCAAAttctatcaaaaaattaatgataaaagtatAAGAGACGAAGATGGTTAAACTTTATGgatactatttcaatttataatttaacattcgaacatataaaaggaaaagataataatttGGCAGACCAACTAAGTAGACTAAAAATCACATCTAactgattttctatttgaacaGCATGAGACCATCAAGTTCTCAGACAACAGACAAGGGGAAAGGCAAAGCCTCAACCCAAGACACTTACAGACAGCAGGTACTAGGTAATCTTCATTTTATATCTACATCTGCATTAAACAGAAATGCCCTCGAAAGAATACATTTTGGAAccaataatttagtatttttcccgtcatctaatttaacttttaaggtaTTACCAGAATATGTAATAGACAAACAACACACATGTTTAGTAGACAATTTATGGATATCGCATAACGAAAAAGACGCGGGTCATTTTGTAGCCACTCTAAATGCACTTTGTCGCATATTTTGAGACAAAAATTTacataagaaatttaaattttatgttgtagtccATGGTAGAACTAATGGTATTTTTCAAATCTGGATAGAAGTTTTAGATTCTATTAAAGATATAAGAAGACCTCTTTTTAAAGGCTTTAATGATTTTACTGAGGCATTAGACTATGCTAGAGGTATTGGGGaccaaactattatatttctccGGCTCTCGGACAAAATCCAGTAGAACCCCTCGgtacaaaatacaaaaagacaCGGATAAGGTGATTTTTTGCGATCATCGCTCTATTATGACTCGAGACCGTCGAAGACTTAACATTGAGAAAGAGACACTcatccaagaaaaaatgaaactcttggAACAAGCAAGAGTTGCAGAAGAACAAAGACCTGGCAAGATTAAGTTTGAATTAGTACAATCCCAGTTCTCCATCTCGgacaaaaatggatgagacgggTGTGCATTCCCCAATGAATGCAAATAGATCCAACGTATCGGATAAAGATACTGCTAGTCGGCTCAAACGGTAGCCAATAAAGACTCATCAAATCCGTTGATGGGCATcgtcactttgccaaaaagtgaagaaGAGGGATGTTCATCTCTCCGTACAAGACGAAGACTACCAAAGACACTAACGTAAGGAGCTACTTCTACCAAGAAAAGCAtacttgcaaaaaagaaaaaaatgacaacatagaaagtagttaaagagactttgaaaagatttttccaaacaaaagcGAAGAACAAGACAAGCATATAATCAAGAGCCCTAGTCGAGAATTATCTCCAAGTCCAAGGATGTCACCGATCCATGGTTCGAAGAAGGAAATATGGTAAATTTTCAGAATAGTGCATTTCAAGATTCACAAGACCCAAACGACTACGATTCGGGAATGAGTTTTGATTCTATTGCACTACATAATTTAgacacataaaaatatatatatatatatatatatatatatatatatatatatatatatatatatatatatatatgtgtgtgtgtgtgtgtgtgtgtgtgtgtgtgtgagtgtgtgtgtgtgaaaagcaAAAAAATCGACAAAAGTAGTGAAAAAAATAGTCATGATGAGACAAAAGCGAAAGATTCGTTGAACAAAAGCAACGGCTAGAAGACATCGAGAAAAAGAGAGCTTTATTAAAAGTAACTTTAATAAAGCGGCTACGATAAATGGACGGAATCGGCTAGCGGACAAGAAGataaagttttcttttgaaaaagctCACGTGACGATGGGGCCCAAAGAGCACCCGGCTGAACTCAAAAGATTCTTTAACATTCTGAAATCCGGAGTTGAAGTCCGCCAAGACACCTATAAATAGCAGCATTTGTGGAGAAGCGAAGATATCACAAACAAGAGTACCAATCACCTCTCTCTAGAAAACTCTCATATTTCCCCTTCTCTTTTATCAAATGCTCCAATCCCTTACCCAGCCAAAAACCTGTGAAATATAAACTCCTATTGTAAAATAGTGTTAAGTTTTTTAATAACTACTCcctagtgtgaagtagttttttggggttcccctaaagggaaacctctctccttcttcaaaccatgtaagtttatttactatattttctgtactaatctccctattatgtaaattattttgtgattattatgtttaagtaattacttctttatcatcatgaatttgttattcttagtatatggttattctcttaaacttcttaataacctcgatggattaacctgtaaattcctaggttttaaggaggccgttttaatgtccaaatgatAAAGGACTCTTGTTGGCCGTGGTTACCGGGGTGTGGTTAACGAAGACTGCTATTAAGAACAAaagttaagagaaagagatgaacggTATAACAAAATTCGTGATTGGACAAAGtccagattttaaaaaaaaaaaaaaaaagtactgtTCATTTTACTGttcaaaaaaattgggaaatagacagaaaattaattataactacatgataagaagaaatataggagtgaggaagtaccgagtaggattgttaaaatttatttaaaaacaactttaaTTTCCTGTATTGTCCTTTGAACTTCTTTTATCACCTAAGTGTATTTAAGCAATCTATATTTTCACCTCATTTATTACTTAATAATAATACAATATATTGGCTCGATATAAATATCAAATGCGGATAAATTGATTAATTTTACATGGATATAACTAATGGAGGTCTCTGAAGCTTTTCCAAAAAGGTTAGAAACacctactttttttttgtttttcctttccaGGCAATATACTATACTCCAGTTATTGTTCCTGTCTTGATCCCTCACGAGTAAATTAACTGTAGCTTAACACGAAAACGAAAATGGGCAACTTACACaaatgactacactttgggttttttttggggggaataGCTACACTTTTGCTAAAtacatttcgtagctatagTTACGTGTATTCGAATTCGGCCGTATTTCGCTATATTCAATTCGGATGTATTCAATTAAGTTGTATTCATTCCTAACTAATTTTACACTGTATTCATcttattgtattttaaaatcgGTTGTATTCAAAAAACATAAGTGCAAGAAAATATAGGATTATtcgattgtattcaaaattcactgtattcatttgtgTACAAAAAAATCTCCTTCTAAATACAGGCGAACAATACATAAAGAAACACTCTATTTTACACCCAAatctgagatacaagaaataaaatacgctcagatctgagatacaagaaataaaatacactcagatcttaaaaaaaaatggtgatTTGCCATGAAGTCCGACCATAGAAGACGGCGATGGTGGAGGAGAAATGAGAGGCCAGAGAAATCTCCTTCGAAATACAGGGGAATCTTGTGTTCCAATAAAAGCAGAAGTAATGTGGATTATTCAAGAATCGAAGTCAATTTGCTTGCTCAGATCTTTTACTGTGCCAGCTATGCATCAAGATGAAGATGTGGGGGTAGTGGTGGCGGCAACAGCGGCGTTGCTTTCTTCCTCCGGCGAATCGAGAATACCACGGCTTGTTCACGGCTATGACTACCGCCTTAGCTGCGGCGGTGCGACGGAGAGAGAGGGGTGAGAGATGgctgagagagagagagagagagagagagaggcgagAGGGGTGAGTGACGGCATAGAGATAGAGAAAATGGAggtgagagatttttttttttttttaatcttaataGTTAATAAGTGTTATTAAGATACAACTTTTAACtatgaaaagtaattaattcGACCAATAGTTACTAAACATAATTACTACTAATACTTAGCTAAGTCATGTAGATTTCCCAACAATAATTATACTCCAGTCTAGTGTCTATCAATTGACTTTCGAAGTCCAGTAAGTACAAAATTTTCAGAACAGGCAATTCTAGTAGCGATAAAAGTGCTTTATGgtgcaatttaaaatattcgATCACATTTTAAGCCGGTCATATCTTTATGGCTGTAGTTAATCAGTTacaaaatttaaggaaaattgaCGTGATAAAAATACGTTTTATTTTCCCGCTAAGCCTAATACTTGGCTAAAATATGCCAGTATTTAGACTTTCAAACTAAATagtgctctctctctctcccaatTTAAGTGACCCTTTTCGCTTCTCGAGATTCAAACTGTATGAAATTTGAACctcattttaagatgtattttttcattaaattgACATGAAAAAAGTTGCAATTTATggtacttttcatgtagttttcaaatatataaattttaatgttaaaatatCAAGTTAATTTAATTAGGTGCGGACCCACATGTACTACTATGAGTGCTTAAGCACCCACCAACTTCGGCCGAAACTTCAATGATTATGTAGAAATTCGTTAAGAAATGAAGATAATAGATACGTTAGCACCCATTGGACCACATGAGTGTTGGGTGCTCCGGTCTGGAGCCAATTTTTGTCCTCAAGGTCAAGGGTTCAATTCTGACTTTAAGCAACATCAATTATTTCTTTTCCACCTCTTTTACTTTTTAGTTCATGTCTTTAAACAATATTtaatcttttccttttttttttattgctgcACTCTCGTTTAAAATCATTGAACTTTTCCGCAACATTCCATTTTCTATAACCTATAAATTTTACcgtcttccacattattcctTTCCCCCTTTTCCCCCCTATGTTTGCTCTTCTACTTTTGCCTAGTCTAGATTGAATTTGGccaaattagattttttttttttttttttttttttttggctactTTACAACTTACTTTTACGCAagaataagggaaaaaaaatcaatccaACTTATAAGATAACTGTTGTGGAAGTGGTTGCAATTTAATACGTCAAGATTCTTTTATCGATAATAGTTGTGCCAATTTTGTTCTTAAGATAATTTTAAaacatatattttctaaattgaTTAAAATACTCGAATtactttacaatttctttgtaaAAACATTATTAGTTAGATCTTGAATTAAGAGCCACACGAATTTCCGTAAGTGAAAAAATAAACTTACATAGAAATGAAACAGGAAGAAGTTATTGAATAAACTAaatcaaattaatccaaaatataACTCTCTACTATGATTTTGTGACTAGTATATGCTAAACGCAGACGAGCACccattaactttaaattttggaTCAGCCATTGaatctaattcaattaaatttcaaagtttaatcaaattgactttcaaaaagtaaaaagtgtcacataaattgaaacagagaacATTGATTTAAGATACCCATCGACTAGCTTCCCACCTATTAACATCACAAATATCCTCAACAAAGACTTTTTCTTCTCAATGACAGTTTTAACAAAGTGTATACGCTTCCGTCCAAGAAACACtactaaagaaaatatttaaatttaggCTTAATACATCATTTAATactaacgaaaaaaaaaaagattaaggAAAATCGGTGGACCTGCCAACGCAAATAGTCAACAATTTTTCCATTATTCTGACCGCCGAAATTTAGCAGCTCATCGACACGCGTCAACCATTCTTCTAAAACCAAACGCCACGATCGAAACACTTGTTTCCGTCCAAGAAACACTACTCAAAACAGTCAAAATTCACAAACCATACGTGTCCTTTAATTCCAAAAGCCACCTTTACTCTAccctaaatatatatacacacagaATCACCACACATGCATCAACACAGAGAATCAAATTAAGGAAATTCTTTTTTGTTGCCCTTCTATAGAGGTTAGCTAAAATGGTGAGGCCTAAAGTAAGCAGAGAAAAAAAACTCAATGGTGACCGTTACAAAGGTGTACGTATGAGGAAATGGGGTAAATGGGTAGCAGAAGTACGACAACCTAAGAGCCGTGACAGAATATGGTTAGGTTCATACGACACGGCTGAGGAGGCCGCAAGAGCTTACGATGCTGCGGTTGTTTGCTTACGTGGACCATCGGCGATGATTAATTTCCCAGATGATCCGCCACTGATTAATCCATCATGTCCTGATGATGAGACAACGTTGTCACCATCACAAATTCAAGTGGAAGCTTCGAGACATGCCAGGAGAGTTAGTGAATCCGAATCCACAGCTGCTGCCATGGACAACCACGGCGGATCAGCTGTGGAGAGTGCTGTGTTTTTTAGGGATGCTTCGGAGTTTGGGTGTTCGAGTTTTGAGGATTGTTATAACTTGGAGGATAAGAGATGTGTGGATCATCATGGTGAAGGAGTTGATGAAGTAGTGTTgcatgatgatttgtttgatagTGCTAGAATGTGGtctttttgattaattaaaaagtaagaCTTTCTCAATGACTTTTTAGTTCCAACTACTAGTACTAAATTGTTGCTTGTTAGGTTACTAGTACGTGGTTGTATTGGACTACATTTAAATTTATTCTACTTTAACTAATTTTAGAGTGTGTAGGAATTTCACTTTTCTATTACCTTTAAATAGTATCTTATAGTCATGGATGACCTGACAATGTGGGAAAAGTCATATATGCAAGTTTATTTCAACATGAGAAGTCCAAGTAGAACATCATACCAGCTAGATCTTTTGAGGCAAACTTTATAATCCAactgtttgtcttactttttcCAACTTTAATTCTTTCCAATGTTAAAAGTAACGCCTCAATTTTTGTTATACAGCAGATATATATAAGGAGAAAATTGAAGCACCATAAAacttttcttaaaagaaaatttgaacTGGAAGTCCCAACAAAAAGTTGAGGTGTAATATGTGAAAGTCCAATCTAAAGAGCACCATTCATGAATATACGACTTGCACTCTGATATCTCGGAATATGCGATCAAATCACACTTCTTTTAAACATAACAGGCAGTGGCTTAAAAGACAACATTGAGAAATATCGAATCTAAACTTTATAATGATATAGAAGAATTGTGATAGAACAATAAATGAAAGGGAATTCCAACTAATCTATTTGCGGGAAAAAAAACTACTAATCATGCCTCTACTAACTAGAGACAGAACTATAATGTAGCAACAAGAAATTGCAACGTAAGTGCTTAATTGTAACTCTAGCAAACAGCCTCCACAACGAGTCTCTTGGCTGCTGTGTTGCCACAATTGGTCGATCCAAACACACTCTCAGATGCTTGTACTGAACATTTCTCCTTTCCAACACATTCTTTTTCAATAACAGAAACAGCATCTTGCTCACTTGAACAGTTACCCTTTGCAAAAGACCCACAAGTTCCTTCTGTTTCACCAAAATTGGCAAAACGAATAGCACTTATCGGATGACCATTGCATGACAATTCCATAgttttgttctcataagcaCTTCCACATGCAGTTCCAACTTCAACTGTTTGGAAGTTTACAAGTGATGGATTCCCACCGAATTCTTCAAACAACACTAATGTATTCTCATCACTAGACAAAAATGAGCGCGGAACATGGTACCTACAAAAAGAAGtttcaaataattaaattacactgtcagtgtatataagttaaattgaCGAAAgataataattataaattaaattgATAAAGGATAATAACTAAACGAACCATCTTTGGGTAGGCTCGCCACATTTGGAAGTACATTTGTCAGCAGAATATGGACCACGATAATCACATGGATCGTTAGAGCAACTTCCTTCAGCTAAATAACTTGGCCAATAACGACCTATACTTTGACCATTAACCCATGCCATTCCTTTGCCCAAACCTTGCATGTCCACAACAACTGGAGCATTCCCTAGTGGAGCTTTGAACGTAGTCTAATAGAAAAAAGTTTGATGTCAAACACAATTTAATAGACAATAACTATGTGAAACAATGAAATGAGTAAGAGTTACAGATGAGATTTTGTAGTGTTACCTTGTACCATGTCATCATTCGATTGATTGGAACATCATGGGAGGACCATTGCCCTGTCTTGAACTTTGGGTTTTCGGCAGACAACTTATTGCTAATACCTTTCAAACCTACCTTATAGGACCATTTGTGGGAAGACAAGTCCTTAATGATACTCTCATCACCCTTCTTTCCAATTATTTCAACTGGACCTGGGATTCCACTTTGAATTGTATCAAAGTGAGGCCCGTAGTTCTGTTATGTACAAAAAAGAATGTTGTGAACATTAAAAACATTCAATTTGATAAGGACATATAAATTAaccattaaaaaaatatacctGCAACCCAACAGTAGCACTAAGCAATGATATATGATTCCTTCCAGGATTCAATTTAACCTTCTTCTCGAATATATAGTTGAAGATTCCATATGTTGCCCAGTCGGAACCTACATAGTttattcataaaaataaaactaagactTAGTAAGGTATTAAtattaaagaaaaggaaaaataagacaGAAGCAATTCTTAATTTCTTACCAATATGTTGACCATTGACATAAGCATGAAGGACGTGACCACTGCCGTTGACTCGTAGGGTCATATCATCACTCCAGATTGGATCATCCTTACCGATATAGACACTATTTTCATTCAATACATCATGTGAATTAGATTGTTACATATATAGATACAAATATTCGAAATTTACGAGTGTATATATAGCTAATTAGAACTTACTTTGTCATGTACCACATGTAGTCACTAGTATCATTAGAAACCTTTTGATCGAGCAATTCATGGGCAGAAGATTGACCCCTTCCTAGAACAATAGCTTCATCAATTCTCTCAGGTTTCCATGACCATTGAAGAGTAGCTGGTTCACTTTCAGCATCGTTCGATTTTTGTACCATGACGGAAGTTTGAGTGTTGACCTACAATCGAAAAAACAATTTTACGTTAGTGATATAAAATCAAATTAACTTAATTAGCAAGATTATGTCATCGAATTAATTGGAGTAATGTTTTCTAATTACCTTGGCTGTGTTGTAAACTTCAGTTTTGCAATCTGGAAGAATGCTAACAGACCAAGCTGGAACATTGTATTGGACACCTTCATATTTGATGGTTGCATCTGTGGTCTCATTTGCATTGCTAAAGAAACAACTTTTTTGCCCCTCCAATGCATAAATAGTGACCTAAAATGCGTTTagaaaaatgttaaaaaatgaaagtgaaaaaaaagaatctctagaaataggaaaattataacatcttatttttttttaaactaaagtATTTTTAACATACCGCAACAGAATTTTCAAGCTCAGTGTTGGTAACATTGCCACTGGTTAGAATTTTCTCCATGGAATGCAACACATCGTGAAGTTCCTTCAGATGACCATATTTTGGTTGGGCCAAATTTCCTGGAAGATATAAATCcaatgaaattaatttaacaatgCATTAACATTCATGTCCAGaataaagatatatatatatatatatatatatatatatatcaattaatTAGAACTATTACAAGTGATCCTAAAAGATAACAACTTCATAACATACAACAAATTTCAGAAATAAACAACTTACCGAATTCATCAAGTGGTGCATTGTAATCGTATGTGGTTGTAATATATGGACCACCAGAAGTTCTACCAAAATTTGTCCCACCATGGTACTGAAATAGTATTGACAAAATTGTTAGTTTTGCTATTGTAACAAATTAATCATTTAATGCAAAACATAGCATAAagcataatattataattataatgaaatagaagaagaacaagaaaaggcTGACCATATAATAGTTTTGGAATGTTCCACCAGTTTGGAAAAATCGTGCAACAGAATAAGCAAGGTCCTCGGCTGTTCTTAAAGGATCTTTGCCACCCCAATTCTTGAacctttataatttaaataaaagtaaCACACTCAATTGTCAATATTAATAGTACAGTAAAAATAACATACTGATTGAACCACTGAACATCATCAGATACACAATCCATTAAAATACTTACCATCCAGTCCAATTTTCAGTCCACATCTTTGGGCTATTTGGATTGTTGGGGGTAAACTGATCACAGTAATAACCATTGCAGGTGTTTATCTGGAAAGAAAGTATGATTCTATTACATCAATACACTAAAACAAACGAGAACAAGAAAAGTCCTCGACTacgttatatgtgtatatataatcGTGTACAATTTTTAGTATCGAATTTATGTATATCGTTGTTAGGAAAGTAAACAGTGAATTCGTCCAgacttaaactaaaaatagccggcgaatgtataatatatgtataattcatgtaaaatatgtatataataatatatcatTAATCTATAATCTATGTATATCGGCTAGGAAATTAAAATTACCATGGGTTGGGGAGCATCAGGCTGTTGGCACATGATCCATGGGACACCAACATCAAGTGATTGAGCCATGTTAGAACACCATTCAACATAAGCTTTGCCAGCATCACCATAAGCTGCTTGTGCGtttccatattcattctcaATCTGTGCTAGAATAATTGGACCTCCTTGAGATGCAAATAGTTTCTCTTGTTTCACCATGTCCACTATTAATTGGGTAAAATTTTGCATCTCGTTCTGTCATAAAACCACAACATTATTTAGTTTACCTTAGATATAGCCAGGGCATAACCAAAATTGTAGTAATTTAATTTCATGATACTCAATTTATACCATATAAACTTGGTTGGCTGTGCGAAGCTCAATTCCAGGCATATTGTGTAACCATACCGGAAATCCTCTGAAGAAATTTGTACAACTTAGtattttaagaaggaaaaaacaaaacaaaaagaaagtcaTATCGTTGATTTAAGAGGCTTTTATGACGTACCCATAGTTCCATTCAGCACAAACATAAGGTCCAATACGAAGAACAGCATAAAGTCCTTCATCTTGAATTGTTTTCAAGAACCTTATGAGATCCAAATTCCCAGAAA from the Lycium ferocissimum isolate CSIRO_LF1 chromosome 11, AGI_CSIRO_Lferr_CH_V1, whole genome shotgun sequence genome contains:
- the LOC132036349 gene encoding ethylene-responsive transcription factor ERF017-like; the protein is MVRPKVSREKKLNGDRYKGVRMRKWGKWVAEVRQPKSRDRIWLGSYDTAEEAARAYDAAVVCLRGPSAMINFPDDPPLINPSCPDDETTLSPSQIQVEASRHARRVSESESTAAAMDNHGGSAVESAVFFRDASEFGCSSFEDCYNLEDKRCVDHHGEGVDEVVLHDDLFDSARMWSF
- the LOC132036237 gene encoding beta-galactosidase 15-like — its product is MASLRSCFYFVFWLFIISSIHAYQVSHDGRAITINGERRILLSGSIHYPRSTAEMWPDLIKKAKEGGLDAIETYVFWNAHESSRREYDFSGNLDLIRFLKTIQDEGLYAVLRIGPYVCAEWNYGGFPVWLHNMPGIELRTANQVYMNEMQNFTQLIVDMVKQEKLFASQGGPIILAQIENEYGNAQAAYGDAGKAYVEWCSNMAQSLDVGVPWIMCQQPDAPQPMINTCNGYYCDQFTPNNPNSPKMWTENWTGWFKNWGGKDPLRTAEDLAYSVARFFQTGGTFQNYYMYHGGTNFGRTSGGPYITTTYDYNAPLDEFGNLAQPKYGHLKELHDVLHSMEKILTSGNVTNTELENSVAVTIYALEGQKSCFFSNANETTDATIKYEGVQYNVPAWSVSILPDCKTEVYNTAKVNTQTSVMVQKSNDAESEPATLQWSWKPERIDEAIVLGRGQSSAHELLDQKVSNDTSDYMWYMTNVYIGKDDPIWSDDMTLRVNGSGHVLHAYVNGQHIGSDWATYGIFNYIFEKKVKLNPGRNHISLLSATVGLQNYGPHFDTIQSGIPGPVEIIGKKGDESIIKDLSSHKWSYKVGLKGISNKLSAENPKFKTGQWSSHDVPINRMMTWYKTTFKAPLGNAPVVVDMQGLGKGMAWVNGQSIGRYWPSYLAEGSCSNDPCDYRGPYSADKCTSKCGEPTQRWYHVPRSFLSSDENTLVLFEEFGGNPSLVNFQTVEVGTACGSAYENKTMELSCNGHPISAIRFANFGETEGTCGSFAKGNCSSEQDAVSVIEKECVGKEKCSVQASESVFGSTNCGNTAAKRLVVEAVC